ATTTTCTCTCCCCTGGATAAAACAATagaatcatgattttttgtgtatttttttgccCCGAAATAGcacaacaaaatcatgtttCTTGTAAAAATAGACAACAAAAGCATGATTcggttttgtattttttatgaatatacAACGAAAATATGATTCCCTTGCGTTGTTTGGAGACAGAAAAGAATACACGACGGAATTATGATTTCATTGTGTTTGtttgaggatgaaaaaaatacacagcAAAATCATGATTTAGTTGTGTTACTTAggggtgaaaaaaaatatacaatgaaatcatgattctattgtgttatttttatacattttctaaaataattttaaatgcaaCTTACGTTTTTAaaacaatcaaattaattgtaatataatttatcatttttaataataaccatattttttcaattaaaattgaattaattaattagaagttattatttataaatgtaaccgaattaattattatatgaattacCTTTATTAACTGTAGTCAAATTAatgtatgataattaatttgattaggagaagaaaatagtgtgagagagaaagagaaatgatGGAGAAGCGAGAGAGAAAGATAGAAGGGTGAGGAGGCTTGGGTCCTAAAAGAGTAAAATGATGATTTGCTTAGGCTTGGCAGTGACGATAACAATATCCTTCCTAAAAGAGTTTTGAAACAAAAAGGCCAAGGACCGTAATAGTAGAAAAATATCTgggttattgttttttttattgtgcgTGCGTGCCACCAAAACCCTCCACTTGTTTGCTaagtttattttcattataCCCCTTATCCTCTTCTCAATCTCTCATGTGTTGTGAAATTCTAATGTCCTAAAAAAACTCTTATCTATGCCTATGTCTCTGTCTCTGTCAACCGTGCCTGCGTTCAATTCTCTCACAATGGCTGAATCCTGCCTCCTATCTCTCCCTTCCCTCTTCTACGCCAAAAACAAAACCCTTTCTCTCTCAATTCCCACTAATCCTCTCAACCTGCAATTCCCATGCTCAAACTCTTCTCTTTTTCCCCTCACCACCAAGACAACGCGCCACTCTTCTCTCCTCACATTCGTGGCTCAGACATCTGGTTGGGCCAAAGAAGGGGAGGAGGAAGAAGCCGCGTGGGAGAACCAAGGCGACACTGCGTGGGGAACTGAAGAAGGTGGCGATGATATAGAAGATGGCGGCGAAGGGGGTTTCGCTGAAGAAGAAGCTGAAGAAGTTAAGATCTTCGTTGGGAACCTGCCTTTCGACTTCGACAGCGAGAAATTGGCCTCGCTTTTCGAACAGGCTGGCACCGTTGAGGTTGCTGAGGTGAGTCACTGCTTAGTTATAATAATGGTGTTTTGTTTGAGGTTTCGATGTTTGGTTTGAAATAATGTGGCTGTCGTTGTTTCAGGTTATATATAATAGGGCCACTGACCGGAGTCGCGGGTTCGGATTTGTTACCATGAGTACAATCGAAGAGCTTGAGAAGGCTGTCAAGATGTTCAGTGGTTATGTAAGTTGTTATGTTAGTTTATATTTTGTGTTGTGTGACTTCGGTGAGAATGGTTGTTGTTATTATCTAATGTTCTAGTGAAAAAACTGTGTTTGGATTTCAATTTTTGATGGTGACTCAGTGGAATGGAATAAAGTTGTTATTGTTCTTTTGTTGTTTGGATAATTTTGTGACTTGATTGACAGAATTTTGTGCTCCTTAAGTATGTGGTCAAGCAAGAATACGATTCCCAAGTCAATGTGTATGTAATATCAAATGGATAGTTTCTAACTCTTGGCCGGAAGATACCCTAGGTTAACAAAGAATAGCTAAGTATGAAATGCCTTATATAGTGGTAAATGGCCAGGCACAAAATAGCTCCAGAACAATTCTaattctcaattttaaaatcCCAGTGTAAAAGTGTAAATGAATTTGTCCAGGGTTGTCAAATTATTTATCCTAAATTGATGTACATTACTAACTCCCCCTCCCCTCCATTCTCCTCAACTGAAAGAAACTTAGGGAGAAACTATGTTGATAGTCTGTGTAGACCCAAGGGGAaagtattattagtatatttgcTTCTCTCTGATTATCTTCAAGTAGTTAACCTAAGACATTATGATTTATGAGGTTGGTCTATGAGATTGACTACGAGGCTCACTAAACATGCTGGTGTTGATGCTATGCCTTTCTTGTTCATTGTTCTAATGATGCTTTGCTCtctttagaatttaattttgctCTCATCAGACTTTGTATGAGTATGGAAACTTTGACTTAGCTGTTTTTCCCAGTTGAAATGTGTATTATGTGTAACATGCCCTTTACTGGATTAAGCATGCatattaattttcttctctAATTGCTTTATTGtggtttcttgagtttttttggATCTTATCCATGTTTTCTGTGACAGGAACTAAATGGAAGAGTGTTGACTGTTAATAAGGCTGCTCCAAAAGGAGCACAGCCTGAACGCCCACCGCGCCCACCACAATCCTTTAGAGTCTATGTTGGCAACTTGCCATGGGATGTTGACAATTCTCGGCTGGAGCAAATTTTCAGTGAACATGGTAAGGTTGAGGATGCTCGGGTGGTCTATGACAGAGAGACTGGTCGATCACGTGGTTTTGGCTTTGTCACGATGTCCAGTGAGActgatatgaatgatgcaattgCTGCCCTTGATGGTCAGGTAACACACAAGTTCTTTATTACTTGATCATTGGTAATGGTAACATTACAAGGACTACTTGTGTGGTTAATTCTTTGGGATGAAATTCTGATATGGTGGTTCTGATATTGCAGAGTTTGGATGGGAGGGCAATCAGAGTGAATGTTGCAGCCCAAAGGCCTAAACCTAGCTCGTTTTGAGTGGTAACTTGAGTGATCTTCCAAGTCCGGCTGATTGAGTTTCCTTTTAATGGCTAAGTATACAGTGGCGTTTTTTGTATCTTCTTTGGGAGCTGGTTTCAGATTAGATTTGCAAGTtgtaatgttattaattttgtgtCCAGATGAAAATGATTTAAGTTACTATTCCTTTTCTAGGGATTTTGAAGAAAGTCttgatttttttaaccattttgTTTGCTAATGTTGCACGAAAATATAGATATTGTCTTTTAGCTTAAATCTTCTGGTGCATTATCTGGCTACTTAAATGGCACGGAAGTTCAAATGAACAAGTCTCCAAACTTTAAAAGCCTGTGGGTTAAGTCTCTTCTATCTaagtactcttttttttttttttttaaagttaggaGATATTAATTCCTCATATATTTTATAGTTTGAAGACTAAATTCATTAATAAGTAGATAGACTTTAACCACGCTTAACTGAAAGTGTAGAGTTAAAAACacgtttttcttataaaaatcaggtcaaataagtttttttagtcttttaatttattttttaatttaattctttaattttttaaatcaattcaatttgattctttaatttaaatcataagAAATGAGATTTTGTGACGGTTTAAAATTGtcactaaatcattttaaactttcataaaatgtatattttaaataaaaataaataaattttaaaaattagaggattaaattgaattaaaaaaatttagaagatcatgttaaattaattttaaaaattagaagattaaattgagctaaaaaaaataaattaaacctaaataataaattaaaggataaaaaaactaatttaagttaaaaattattttattaacgttACCTGGTATAGTAGTATTGGAGTGGAGAAGTAATTTGAGGTGATATCACCAATTGAAGTGGTTTGAACTGTATCACATGATCTCGTTCCATTATCTCCTACTATAGAAGGGCATGCCAATGATACGTGTTAGTTCAAAAAACTACACCTGCTGCAAAATCTTCAAAATCCACCTAAACCTCTAATTGAGAATTTCGTACGCTACTCTTTCAATTAATGACACGAGTTATTTTTAAgttatccattttaattttaagtttcgGTTCATTTTTaccttaataatttattttctcgtTGAGTTTAatacataatttattaatttatattgttttagcttttagttaaattttaaaaataaaggtgAAATAATGTTTTACTGATTAGCTCCATATAAAAAGAATCtcaagaagataaaaataaaattgaaccgGGCTTTATCTTTTGCCATGTCATCTATTAGCTTTCTTATTTGTAAGCTTGCACTTTTTGTAAACCTGAGATAAGTGGAGATTTTGTCATGACTTATCTCCCTTTGCTTAGGGGATCAGGATTCTCTTTTTGCCTCTGCACCATACTGTTTTCTGGCGTTAAAGTCTGGACCAttcattattttctctctcttccttaaATTAATTACCATGCAACAACTTATTTGCTGGATATTGATTGCACAAAAAAATGGTTGGAGAAGATCAGATTTTCGATAGACTCTGTCTGCACTAGAAATTGTGTATAGTTGACCTAAAAATTATTGCTTTGATGTGTATCTCATAAACTCAACAAGTGATTAAGTAAgtgcttaaattaatttatcataaataaatccATGTAATATATGCACGCATAGTCTAATGTGTAAGTActgtttctcttttttctttttggtatatgttttttttttaatattacgaAATATTTGGTGAACTTTAGACAATGTTAGGTTttatgtaatataaaataaagttagatGATTACACGCTGTAgtataaatttgtttataatttttaagaaattataaatcattggtaatatgattttaagataattataataacaagCCAATACCTCCATTACATATTACATATCATGAtttgtaattatataataatataaaattattttaaatccattgatttatgtataacctattttttttttataataatctcAATCCAATAGCAAACATCCTAAATTACCCCCTTAAGTCAAAGTTATAActtaatttgtctttttttttttatcataaagaaagtgttgtaaaaaatattatttcatgaaaaatttaaaccaataatgataattttaattttattatttcattctaTTGTTTAAAATAATCACAAACCAACCTTTTACAATTGTCTAAATTATCATCGaaataaaaattgcaaattATCCATCAACATGAAATGATAGATTCAGATTTCATACAGCGGACGACAATGTTTATGGTgtaattattagtattaatcTGTATGATCCACAAGATTCATGaatcatttgttttttgttttagcaACTTTAACAATACACATTCTTACAGCACGTGGTACAGTCATCCATTTCACGAAACATATAGAACATGTCTGCGGATTCAGATTCCTGTTGAAATATGTTTCCAACAGGAATAACCATCTTACCACCTGGTTTCAACTGTCAATAAGTGGTTGTGAATGACATCATAAGGAGCAAACTCGGGCCAACCTTGCCTTCCGTCTGTCAACACAAGTagtatttgaaattattgatcCACCAACTTGACATTGCAAATTATTTAACTGCTCAAGAAACATTAACATAGCCATGCAGTTATCACCACAGAGCAGAGGGAAGAGTTGAAGAAAGTAAATATGGACATTCACAACCCACAAAATCTAGGATTGCCATAACATGAATGCTCATGAATCAACTCCACTTTCATATTAAGTTGACTCAATCATTTCTAACAAATCCCAAATCCTGACCATCAGGTTACTTGAGTTGACTCAGTTACTTCAAACAAATCTCAAATCCTGACGATCAGATTATGATTTTCTCTTTAAGGAGtcgttaaaattaaaattatccaaTCATTCATAGTTCATATCACATTAAGCCTTTGACAATCATATCTGACAAATGAACTAGATTAAACTCTCAcaatcaattacacatcaaattgaattgtatttttgtttttctaaaattttagagTTTCAATGTTTCAGATCGACAGAAATTATAGCAGAAAGGGAACCATCTTTCAATGGTTGAGCTGCagcactttttttaatattttcaattgaaaaagaACCCAATTCAGGAATATGTTCCACACCAATAGCACGGCCTTCGGGTCCAACCATCAAGGCAAAGCATGCAGTCAGGTATCCCGTTCCTGTAAAGGGGTCCAAAATATGAATATTGCGCATCAAATGAAGAGAATGCAGAGAAAAATGCATTAAAGTTCCATTCCTGTTAAATCTGTGTGTGGTACGTACAACGTTTCCGCATTGAATTGGGATTATGCAAATCTATGAGAGAAAACTAATTGTCACAGTCAAGGTTTTACATTATAAAATCTTCACACCATTCTTCGTAACTCCATTAAGGAAATAAACCATCCATTCTTTTCTACACACCCTAATTATTGTAACTGCTATCAACATTTTATCAGTCTATCTATGACTTGTAAACAACAAACACAATAGTAGTGGAATAAAATTCATTCCTAATAGCATTTTCCATTTCTCTTTaatacatgaaaaaaagaagtaattaCATATAACTCATTGGCTCTGGTAATAATTACAGAAGGCAGTTCATGGACCATACCGGAGCCAACATCAAGAACACCCATTCCAGGTTGCAAATTCTTCTCCAGAAACTGCAGGCAGGTGGCATGCATATGCGGTGCAGAGATGATGGCATTGTAGTGTCCACATAAGGTTGGAGTCCGCCGCCGCTGGGTACAAACAAAGCTCTATCAATGGTTTCCATTACTTCAGCTACCTTTCTAGATATGATTACTCCATAACGCTGCAAATTATCTACCATGCATTTGTTTTCGTTgattacataaattttaacatgTTTGATTTCGTGTTAGAGAAAAATTAAGGATTAATTCTGGATCTACAATTGATTTTGAGTTTAAGCAACTTGAGTAACTTGTGTTGGATTCTAACTTTTATATTAAACTTTACttttaacttgattttatagaagaaaatatttaagcATAAATTGTattacttcaaaatcaattttagaaaatCAATTTCATCCAAAATAAATTTTGCCAACCTTCATTCATGCACTAGGAAAACACAAACAAGTAACATCCCATTATTCCTTTTATCTGAAACTTCATTTGAGAATTACCGTCGTCATAGATGAGCACGTGAAAATCTTAATTGATGTAGACTTCATTAATGGAGCAGTACAAGACTACAAGTTAAAAAACACTTGAGCAATAGAAAGAAACGAGTAAAGGTACTCCACAGTTTTCACCCCagcccttttctttttcaatgtcCCTGGAAAGAATTAGCTGCATCTGATATAGCTTCGGaccaccaaaaaaatattaattaccttTCTACTACATTGATGATAGGAGGGAAGTAGAAGTTACATTTAAGTatttcaaattctttagaaATCTAAAAGTAACTGAGGTAGAATAATCTCCAAATGAGTAGGTTCTAGTTGACTAGCACCCTCTACTTCTGCTGTAGCAGCAG
This region of Glycine soja cultivar W05 chromosome 17, ASM419377v2, whole genome shotgun sequence genomic DNA includes:
- the LOC114394042 gene encoding 28 kDa ribonucleoprotein, chloroplastic-like; the encoded protein is MPMSLSLSTVPAFNSLTMAESCLLSLPSLFYAKNKTLSLSIPTNPLNLQFPCSNSSLFPLTTKTTRHSSLLTFVAQTSGWAKEGEEEEAAWENQGDTAWGTEEGGDDIEDGGEGGFAEEEAEEVKIFVGNLPFDFDSEKLASLFEQAGTVEVAEVIYNRATDRSRGFGFVTMSTIEELEKAVKMFSGYELNGRVLTVNKAAPKGAQPERPPRPPQSFRVYVGNLPWDVDNSRLEQIFSEHGKVEDARVVYDRETGRSRGFGFVTMSSETDMNDAIAALDGQSLDGRAIRVNVAAQRPKPSSF